The genome window AACGTACTCGTTGAAAACGCTATCACAAAATATACATAATAATTTTTTGCATTTTACGTTAACATGTCATTTCTATGAGAAGAATTTTCTTATAATTTCCTATTTTCTTTCGTAAAACATCCCGCTCCTAATTGCTGTGTGTATAATAAAATTCGAGCTTTTAATGATTAAAAATCATAGTATCGTGGGGAACATATGTGGATTTACTTGGAGATTTATCATGAAACTAACGAGCACCCACTTTAAAGAAAATGAAAACATCCCCTCACAATATACATGTGAAGGACTCGGATGCAATCCGGAATTACACATTCAAGATGTTCCCAAGGGCACACTCTCCCTTGCATTAATCATGGATGACCCAGACGTTCCTGTAAACATTCGAAAAGATTGTATGTATGATCACTGGGTTGTGTTTAACATGCCAAAAGACACAGCCGTGATTAAAGAAAATTTAACACCTCCTGGCACGCTTGGAAAAAACACATCTGGCTCTCTTGGATACATAGGCCCTTGCCCGCCTGACAGAAGACATCGCTATTTCTTTAAACTCTATGCGCTTGACTGCACACTGCCCCTTGCTGAAGGAGCTACAAAAAAACAGGTTGAAAAAGCAATGGATGGCCATATTTTAGCACAAGCAACGCTTATGGGCACCTATGAAAAACATCATGTTGGAGATGTTTGAGCATGCACTACTCTCTACTAGCCATTCTTTGTATCACCTTTTCTTCTCTACTAGCACAAACTATTCCTGAACAAACTAACCAAGTGCAAATCCCAAGAGAAACTTTGCTTCAAATGGATACAGAACTCATTGAAATTCAAAGACGATTAGATACCATGCAAACGCAGCTCTCTAGAATTCAATCACTACTTGAACACGTTGCCAAGGTAAACGAATGGTTTGAACAGCCAGCAGCGCCCATAGCTCCTGAATCTTCTTCAGACTAAATCATTTCTGGATAATATATGACTGATGCAATAAAAACTACGCCCATGATGGCCCAGTGGCATGCTTGCAAGCAAAAAGCAAAAGACTCCATCCTCCTATTTCGTATGGGAGACTTTTATGAAGCTTTTTACGATGATGCAACGACTTTATCAGAAGTTGTAGATTTAACCCTTACACAAAGACAAGGTATACCCATGGCAGGTATACCCCACCATACATGTGATGCCTATATCGACAAATTAGTTCAAAAAGGGCTCAAAGTGGCCATTGCTGAACAGTTGGAAGATCCCAAAACTGTAAAAGGCCTTGTAAAGCGAGATATTGTTCGTATTATAACTCCTGGCACTCTTCTGAACTCCTCACTTTTAACAGAAAAGTCTAATAATTTCTTTGCATCCATTGTGCAAATTGGCCACTCTTTTGGCCTAAGCTTTATCGATCTTTCTACAGGGGATTTTAAAGCGATGGAATGTGAAAAAATAGGCGATCTTGCAAACGAGCTTTATGCACTTCGTGCCTCTGAAATTCTGATTTCTCATAAATTTCAAGAAAGACATTCTAAATTTTTCCATGAATTATCACAGCTTTATAACTTCTTGCTCTCACCGCAAGATGAATGGTATTTTGATCATCACATGGCTTATAACACATTATCAGAACACTTTAACGTGCACAATCTTGATGGATTTGGCTTGAAAGGCATGAACAGCGCCATCACAGCCGCAGGATCCCTTTTACACTATTTCAAAGAAACACTTTCTCTGCCCACTCAGCATATCCACGCTATTACACACTACGAGCCTTCTTGTTTCTTAAAACTCGATAAATCCACTCAGAGAAATTTAGAGCTTGTAGAATCGATGCGAAATGGAAGCAAAAAGTACACTCTCTTAGAAGTTCTTGACTATACTAGAACCCCTATGGGAGGAAGGCTTCTCAAAAACTGGATTTTACAGCCCCTACTTGACCTGAAAGAAATTCATAAAAGACAAGAGAGCATTACATCTCTTCTCACATCCTTCTTGAAAATGCAAGAGCTTGCTGTAACTCTTGGTAAAATTAAAGACATCGAACGGCTAACGATGAAAATATCTTCTGGATACTGTGGTCCAAGAGATCTTTTAAACTTAATTCTTTCTTTAGAAACCATTCCTGAGCTTAAATGCACCCTCTTATATTTTTCTAGCTTATTGTTTGAAGAAGAATCTTCTCTACTTACTGACTTTACACCGCTTGTTCATGAAATTAAGGCAGCATTGGTCGATGAACCACCTGTACGCACCAATGAAGGCGGCATTTTTAGAGAGGGTTATGATAAAGACCTCGATGAGCTTCGAGAAATTCGAAAAGATGGAAAGTCATGGCTTATCAATTATCAAAACAAGCTAAGGGAAGAAACTGGCATCAAAACATTAAAAGTCAGTTTTACACATGCTTTTGGATATTATATTGAAGTAAGTAAAGGACAAGCAGAAAAAATGCCTGCATCCTTTCAAAGAAGACAAACGCTTGTCAATAATGAGCGCTTTATCACTCCTGAGCTTAAAGAATATGAACAAAAGGTGCTCACAGCAGAAGAGCGCATGATTCAACTAGAGCAAGAATTTTTTACAGTTTTACGCACTCACATTTTAAAATATACAGAAAGTATTTCTCTTGTCGCAAAAGCGATCAGCAAAATAGATGCTCTTTACTCCCTTGCCTTTGCTGCAAAAAAATGGAATTACACAAAACCCATCGTTGATACATCCTCCATACTATTTATTCAAGAAGGAAGACACCCTATCATTGAATCATCTCTTTTGAGTGAAATATTTACCCCTAACGACACTCTCTTAGATGACTCTCAAAACAGTCTCATTCTCCTTACAGGCCCAAACATGGCTGGGAAGTCCACTTATATAAGACAAGTAGCCCTCATTACTTTAATGGCGCAGATGGGCAGCTTTGTTCCTGCAAAATCTGCTCATATTGGCCTTGTCGACAAAATTTTTACACGTATTGGTGCAAGCGATGATCTCTCTCGCGGCCAATCCACATTCATGGTAGAAATGAGCGAAACTGCAACTATTTTACATAACGCAACTTTCTCATCTTTAGTTATTTTAGATGAAATTGGTCGCGGCACTAGCACCTATGATGGTATCGCAATTGCCTGGTCCGTTGCAGAGTATCTATTACTAAACATTCCAACTAAAGCAAAAACTCTATTTGCAACGCATTACTGGGAACTTACAGAACTTCAAAACCGCATCAGTGGAGCTGTCAACTACCATGTTGCAGTCCAAGAAGCAAATAACAAAATTATTTTTTTACATAAAATTATCAAGGGTGCAACTGACAAAAGTTATGGTATCCATGTAGCAGAGCTTGCAGGCCTTCCCTTGAGTGTAACACTCCGAGCAAAAGAGATCTTAAATCGCCTTGAAGAGGGCTCTGGAAAAAAAGAAAAATCCATAACCTCTTCTAGAATTAAAAAACCTATTCATGAGCACCAAATTCTCCTATTTGAATAAATAAGCAATGTTTGACAAAACACTTTTAGAATACTTTCCAAAGGACCCTGGCGTTTATCTGATGAAAGATGAAAGAGCCCATGTGATTTATGTTGGAAAAGCAAAAAATATCCAAACGCGTGTCAAACAATATTTTTCTACATCTCAAGATGATAGACCCTATGTTCCCTTTCTTGTTCAAAAAGTCAAAACCATTGAAACAATCGTTGTCTCCTCTGAAAAAGAAGCTTTGCTTCTTGAAAATACTCTCATTAAAAAATATAAACCAAAGTACAATATACTCTTAAAAGATGATAAGGGATATGTAAGCTTAAAACTTACCCATGATAGCTGGCCTATGGTACAACTCGTGCGCTACAAAGGTAAGCCTCCAAATGATGGCACTTACTTTGGCCCTTACTTAAATGCATTAGAAGCAAAAACATTATTAGACCTACTACAACACACATTTCCACTGCGACAATGTTCTGACAGGGAATTTGCCTTAAGAACGCGCCCTTGCATCCTATATCAAATGAAACGCTGCATTGCTCCTTGCTGCAATAAATGCACACAAGAAGAGTATGCAGTTCATGTAAAGCGCACCTCACAATTTCTAAAAGGACAAGATAAAGAGCTTTTACAAAACCTCTATAAGGAAATGGAAGTCTGCTCTGAATTTCTTGAATTTGAAAAGGCCGCAGAAATTTTTCGAGCAATCAAATACATCGAACATGCTTTAGAATCTCAACAAGTGACAAGAATAGAGCGCATTGATATGGATGCAATTGGCATCTATCGAGAAGGCTCTGAAGTAACTCTTTGTCAGCTTCTTTTTAGAGAAGGAAAGCTTACATCTCTTGAAGTATTTCAATTTTCTAATATCCTACAAGATGATGAAGAGCTTATCTCCTCTTTTCTTATTCAACATTATTTAACCCAAGAAAATGCACCCTTCGAAATTTTGCTACCTATCCCTTTGATAGAGTCTACAAGCTTAGAAGAAATTTTAAGTCATGAAAAGAAACATAAAATAGTCCTCCACACACCAAAAAGAGGAGATAAATTAGCACTCATTGAAATGGCCTATAAAAATGCACAAAGCTCTTTTCATAAAGAAAAGGACAATAAGGCTATCCGTCAAAAAAACCTTTTAGATATGCAGGAAAAGCTATTACTAGAGCACTACCCTCACCGTATCGAATGTTTTGATAACTCTCACCTTTCTGGAACAGATTCTGTAGGCTGCATGGTAGTTTTCATTGAAGCAGAAAAGAAAACAGCATTCTACCGAAAATACTTACTCAAAGCCACCAACTCTTCAGATGATTATGGAGCCATGTATGAAATCTTATTAAGGCGCTATTCAAAAGCAAAAAAGGAAGATACTCTGCCAAACCTCGTCATCATCGATGGAGGAAAAGGTCACCTAAATGTTGCTAAAAAAGTATTTACCGATTTAAATATTATTGGTGTAGACCTTATTGCTATTGCAAAAGAAGAGCACAGGCATGACAAGGGCTCTTCTCAAGAAGTTATCTTTTTAGTAAATAGAAAAGATCCTATTTTATTGAATCGAAGCTCTTCACTATTATTTTTACTTCAACAGATACGTGACGAGGCGCATCGCTTTGCTATCACTTTTCACAGAGCCAAGAGAAGCAAAAAAATGATAAGTTCTGTATTAAGCACAATCCCTGGCATTGGTCCTGTAAAACAAAAGCTTCTCTTAAAAACTTTTGGTAGCACAAAGCAGCTCATGCTAGCAGAGACAGAATCGCTTATGCAAATAAAAGGGCTATCCTCAAAAGACGTAGAGGCTATTAGTCACTGGAAACAGCATCGCGAAAACTCACATTGAGATGAAATTCATCTGTATACTGAAAGTACTTCTCAAAAAGGTCTGCAAGTCCTTCTTCTATTTTCTGAAGTAAATGCTCATAATCTGTACTTTTACTCGATGGGATATCTGCTGTAATATAAATTTGATTTCTGCGCACATAAAGCGTACTATGCACATCCATTTTCGGAAAAAGCTCTTTCCAGTACTCTCCTACATACTTTTGTAAAGCCTTTTCATCCACACTAACCTTTAGCTTGCTACCCATAGTGAGTACCAAAACATGTCTCTTATAAGCAAAAAAGAGTAAGACCATTAAGAAAAGTCCAAAAAGAGCAACAAGACTTCCAAAAATAACAAGATCTATACTTCTACTATCTATCAAATGCATAAGAGATTCACGAAATTGCTCTGTTAGCGGAATCATCAAAATAGCTACGCCACATGCCATCAGCAAAAAGGAGA of Chlamydiales bacterium contains these proteins:
- the uvrC gene encoding excinuclease ABC subunit UvrC, with the translated sequence MFDKTLLEYFPKDPGVYLMKDERAHVIYVGKAKNIQTRVKQYFSTSQDDRPYVPFLVQKVKTIETIVVSSEKEALLLENTLIKKYKPKYNILLKDDKGYVSLKLTHDSWPMVQLVRYKGKPPNDGTYFGPYLNALEAKTLLDLLQHTFPLRQCSDREFALRTRPCILYQMKRCIAPCCNKCTQEEYAVHVKRTSQFLKGQDKELLQNLYKEMEVCSEFLEFEKAAEIFRAIKYIEHALESQQVTRIERIDMDAIGIYREGSEVTLCQLLFREGKLTSLEVFQFSNILQDDEELISSFLIQHYLTQENAPFEILLPIPLIESTSLEEILSHEKKHKIVLHTPKRGDKLALIEMAYKNAQSSFHKEKDNKAIRQKNLLDMQEKLLLEHYPHRIECFDNSHLSGTDSVGCMVVFIEAEKKTAFYRKYLLKATNSSDDYGAMYEILLRRYSKAKKEDTLPNLVIIDGGKGHLNVAKKVFTDLNIIGVDLIAIAKEEHRHDKGSSQEVIFLVNRKDPILLNRSSSLLFLLQQIRDEAHRFAITFHRAKRSKKMISSVLSTIPGIGPVKQKLLLKTFGSTKQLMLAETESLMQIKGLSSKDVEAISHWKQHRENSH
- the mutS gene encoding DNA mismatch repair protein MutS codes for the protein MTDAIKTTPMMAQWHACKQKAKDSILLFRMGDFYEAFYDDATTLSEVVDLTLTQRQGIPMAGIPHHTCDAYIDKLVQKGLKVAIAEQLEDPKTVKGLVKRDIVRIITPGTLLNSSLLTEKSNNFFASIVQIGHSFGLSFIDLSTGDFKAMECEKIGDLANELYALRASEILISHKFQERHSKFFHELSQLYNFLLSPQDEWYFDHHMAYNTLSEHFNVHNLDGFGLKGMNSAITAAGSLLHYFKETLSLPTQHIHAITHYEPSCFLKLDKSTQRNLELVESMRNGSKKYTLLEVLDYTRTPMGGRLLKNWILQPLLDLKEIHKRQESITSLLTSFLKMQELAVTLGKIKDIERLTMKISSGYCGPRDLLNLILSLETIPELKCTLLYFSSLLFEEESSLLTDFTPLVHEIKAALVDEPPVRTNEGGIFREGYDKDLDELREIRKDGKSWLINYQNKLREETGIKTLKVSFTHAFGYYIEVSKGQAEKMPASFQRRQTLVNNERFITPELKEYEQKVLTAEERMIQLEQEFFTVLRTHILKYTESISLVAKAISKIDALYSLAFAAKKWNYTKPIVDTSSILFIQEGRHPIIESSLLSEIFTPNDTLLDDSQNSLILLTGPNMAGKSTYIRQVALITLMAQMGSFVPAKSAHIGLVDKIFTRIGASDDLSRGQSTFMVEMSETATILHNATFSSLVILDEIGRGTSTYDGIAIAWSVAEYLLLNIPTKAKTLFATHYWELTELQNRISGAVNYHVAVQEANNKIIFLHKIIKGATDKSYGIHVAELAGLPLSVTLRAKEILNRLEEGSGKKEKSITSSRIKKPIHEHQILLFE
- a CDS encoding YbhB/YbcL family Raf kinase inhibitor-like protein, which codes for MKLTSTHFKENENIPSQYTCEGLGCNPELHIQDVPKGTLSLALIMDDPDVPVNIRKDCMYDHWVVFNMPKDTAVIKENLTPPGTLGKNTSGSLGYIGPCPPDRRHRYFFKLYALDCTLPLAEGATKKQVEKAMDGHILAQATLMGTYEKHHVGDV